Below is a genomic region from Prevotella melaninogenica.
GATAATCTTGATCGATTGGTATCTGTTAAAGTTGCTGCCATAGAGACGATGTATATCAAATATGCCGATAATGGCAATATCACTTCCAAGACAGGTATAGGTCAGTACTATTATAATGCAGAGCGTCCTCATGCGGTAGCATCGGTAGATAATACAGATAATCTTATTTCTACACAGGCTTGCATAACTCAATTTAATGACCTCAACAAGATTTCGTCACTTCAGGAAAATGATAAGGTTATGACCATTGATTATGGTCCAGATCTTGAACGTTGCTTTAGTATTTTGAAGCAAGGTAATACGATTCTGCGTAAAGTTACCTATATGGGCGATTACGAGAAGGTCGTTGCTAATGGTGTCACTCGCGAATTCTATTATCTGGATGGTGATGTCATTGTTGTCCGACAGAATGGAACTTTCCATGCCTATCAGTCGTTTAAGGACAACTTAGGTAGTATCTTGTCTGTTGTTGATGAAAATGGCAGCAAGGTGTTCTCAGCAGAGTATGATGCATGGGGCAAGCAAACTGTGTCTCTCAATACTATCCGGCCTTATCAGAGGTTATGGTGGGCATGAGATGCTGAATGAGTTCAACCTCATCAATATGAACGGCCGTGTCTATGATCCTGTACTCGCCCGATTCCTAAGCCCTGATAAATACGTACAGGAAGGTGACAATAGCCAGAACTATAACAGCTATAGTTATTGTCTGAATAATCCTCTCAAATATGCCGATCCTAGTGGTGATGTATTTGTCCTTGACGATTTTATCGCAATAACTGCAATGGGTGCAATGATGGGTGCCATGAATGCAGCTATGTCAGATAAGCCCATATGGAAAGGGGCTTTATTAGGTGCAGCTAGTGCTGCCGCTACTTATGGAATAGGTTCAATTTTTAATGGCGTTGGAACTTTTGGACATGAACTTTTGAGAGCTGGTGCACATGGTTTATCTAGTGGTGTCTTTAATGCTTTAAATGGAGATAATTTCTGGAATGGATTAATTTCAGGGGCAGCTTCTTCAGGAATAGGGGCTTATGCACAAAGCGTTAACTTGAACTCTGGACTTATGGTAGCTTCTACGACGGCCATGGGTGGTGTAGTAGCTTGGGCCACGGGAGGAGATTTCCTGCAGGGAGCAATGCAGGGGATGATGATAGGAGCGTTGAATCATGCGCAGCATGACCAGTATGATCCCATGTATAAACGAGAAGCAGAGAGAATAAGAATAAGAAAAAGAGATCGAATAAAAAAAGATCCTAAATATAAGCAAAAAATCATATCCGGAATTCAGAATGATGGAAAGCTGTCTTTTGAAGAAGCATATTACTGGTACGGATATGGCGATGGTAGCACTATACATGTAGATGCTTCAAAATTAGATTTAGGAAAGATTGACATTACTAACAGAAAAGTTGGTGAGCATTGGTCAATACAAACCTTGACTTCGTCTGGAAGCTATAGTGTAGGGCTCGTGTATGGAAGTATTACAGTAGAGTATCAGGGGAATAATTCATTTCGTATATTGCCTGATACGTATGATTTTGATGTACATACCAACAATTTTTTCGACTGGCATACGATAAAGCGCAACATCGAAACCATAGGCGCTGGTATCCTGCATGGTAGGGGAACCCCATTTAAAATAATTTTTAACGGATTATACCATAACAAATAATGTGTAGAAGAATATTAAATATCGTTGTCCTGCTCCTCTGTAACCTCCTAACTTCGTGTCTTGGTGTGTTCTATATAGACTTAGGCAATCATTATGCATGGTTGGAGGACAGAATAATAGTTAAGATAAAAGAAGAAACGGCAAACAGCCTTTCCTATGATCTTCTTATCCGCCCACAGGTCTTGAATTATGGCTATGACAATAAATTCATCATAGCCTATCAGATTTACGATGGCAGTGAATGGTATAATTCTAACCAAATAGCAGAAGAAAAAGACAGTTTGTTTATCCAGTTCGCAAAGCTGAAAGAAATGAAACATTGCTATTGGATTATAAATAAAGAGACAAATCAGGTCATAGGTCCTATGAGGAAGCCGGAATTTGACAGGAAATGTGAGGAACTTCATGTAAAGGCAAAAATGCGCCATTTCCATGAAAAGAAACTCTGGAAAAACAAGGGGCTATAAGGGCATTGGTTTCGTTAAATATTAAGTAGTACAAATTTATGAAATATTTTATTTTAAAGTGGTCATCAGAAAAAAAGCAGAACAATAAAACAAAACGAAGCTTATGGTGTCGTTTGCTGCATAAGATGATCGTTCCACTCAGTGCAAATCCTGATTTTGATGATAAAATAGAGGATGTTACTCTATGGTTTATTGAATATGACGATGTGGTAAATCATATTGCAAACAGAGAAATTGGATTTGCTAAAGATGGTAGGATTATTGTAAAAATGCCAGACGATAGAAATTATGGTTATTGGCTGGATACAAATTGCGAATTGGAAGATTTCAAAAAGATGGGTATAAATATGATAACCGAAAAAGAATTTAACGACTTATGGAATTCGGTCTATTACGATAGAGAAGCAAAAGAATTCAAGCAGACTGTTATCAAAAATGGAGACTAAAGAATGTATGCAATCTTGCCTTCACGGACATTTTGGGCAGCATCCTTTACGTTATGGATGAGAAGGGCACGAAAGTCTTCGATGCTTCATACGATGCGTGGGGGTAAGCAGACGGAAACGCTCAACACCATTGGGCCTGCACTGTGGTTGCATGGGGCATGAGATGCTGAATGAGTTCAACCTCATCAATATGAACGGCCGTGTCTATGATCCTGTACTCGGTCGATTCCTGAGCCCGGATAAATACGTACAGTAAGGTGACAATAGCCAGAACTATAACAGCTATAGTTATTGTTTGAATAATCCTCTCAAATATGCTGATCCTAGTGGTAATGTATTTGTCCTTGACGATTTTATCGCAATAACTGCAATGGGAGCAATGATGGGTGCCATGAATGCAGCTATGTCAGACAAGCCCATATGGAAAGGAGCTTTATTAGGTGCAGCTAGTGCAGCCGCTACTTATGGAATAGGATCAATTTTTAATGGCGTTGGGACTTTTGGACATGAACTGTTGAGAGCTGGTGCACATGGCTTGTCTAGTGGTGTATTCAATGCTTTAAATGGAGATAATTTC
It encodes:
- a CDS encoding DUF3997 domain-containing protein, coding for MCRRILNIVVLLLCNLLTSCLGVFYIDLGNHYAWLEDRIIVKIKEETANSLSYDLLIRPQVLNYGYDNKFIIAYQIYDGSEWYNSNQIAEEKDSLFIQFAKLKEMKHCYWIINKETNQVIGPMRKPEFDRKCEELHVKAKMRHFHEKKLWKNKGL
- a CDS encoding RHS repeat-associated core domain-containing protein, translating into MLNEFNLINMNGRVYDPVLARFLSPDKYVQEGDNSQNYNSYSYCLNNPLKYADPSGDVFVLDDFIAITAMGAMMGAMNAAMSDKPIWKGALLGAASAAATYGIGSIFNGVGTFGHELLRAGAHGLSSGVFNALNGDNFWNGLISGAASSGIGAYAQSVNLNSGLMVASTTAMGGVVAWATGGDFLQGAMQGMMIGALNHAQHDQYDPMYKREAERIRIRKRDRIKKDPKYKQKIISGIQNDGKLSFEEAYYWYGYGDGSTIHVDASKLDLGKIDITNRKVGEHWSIQTLTSSGSYSVGLVYGSITVEYQGNNSFRILPDTYDFDVHTNNFFDWHTIKRNIETIGAGILHGRGTPFKIIFNGLYHNK